Part of the Acidimicrobiales bacterium genome is shown below.
CGAGGACCCGGTTGGCGGCACCGGGCAGCGCGTTCGCCTCGGCCACGACGATCGGCACCCGCCAGAGCACGGCGGCCAGCCCGCACGGCAGGCTGGCGTAGCCGCCGAGGGCGACGACCACGGCGGGGCGGTGGCGGCGGACGAGGCGGATCGCCGTGGCGAAGGCGCGGGCGAGGCCCCACGCCGCGCCCAGGTTGGCCGGGGTGAGCCGCCGCTGGATGCCCCGCCCGGGCAGGACGGTCAGCCCGAACCCGGCGCGCGGGACGAGGGTGGCGTCGATGCCCCGCTCGCTGCCCACGAAGTGGATGGCGGACGGGTCGTGGCCGGCGTCGACGAGCGCCCTGGCGATGGCCAGGCCGGGGAGGACGTGCCCGGCGGTGCCGCCGCCGGCGACGATCGCCCAGGTGCCCGCCACCGCTACCCGGCCTGGCGGGCGACGTTGAGGAGGACGCCGGCGGCGGCCATGCCGACGAGCAGCGACGACCCGCCGAAGGACACGAACGGCAGGGGCACGCCGGTGATCGGCAGGACGCCGATGACGGCGCCGATGTTCACGAACGCCTGCACGAGGAACCAGGCGGTGATGCCGGCGGCCACCAGCATCCCGAACCGGTCGGGGGCGAGCAGCGCGGCCCGCAGGCCGAGCACGCCGAGGGCGACGAACAGGCCGACGACGAGCACCCCGCCGATCAGGCCGAGCTCCTCGCTGATGACGGCGAAGATGAAGTCGGT
Proteins encoded:
- a CDS encoding glycosyltransferase; this encodes MAGTWAIVAGGGTAGHVLPGLAIARALVDAGHDPSAIHFVGSERGIDATLVPRAGFGLTVLPGRGIQRRLTPANLGAAWGLARAFATAIRLVRRHRPAVVVALGGYASLPCGLAAVLWRVPIVVAEANALPGAANRVL